From Rutidosis leptorrhynchoides isolate AG116_Rl617_1_P2 chromosome 3, CSIRO_AGI_Rlap_v1, whole genome shotgun sequence, a single genomic window includes:
- the LOC139901408 gene encoding uncharacterized protein: protein MPVYFLRKVLQNGEVNYPVMEKVIYAHVHTARRLRRYFEAHQIQVLTDQPIKHVLKRTEISGRMSKWAIELGEHEINFLPRNSVKGQVIADFLVELPSDMIKQGETPITRRDKDEVWKLYTDGASREEGADIGLLLVSPNEEEITFAIRQKLAASNNEAEYKALLAGLRLAKSIDVQQLTAYVNSQLVASQLNGSFEARDISMQNYLELAKALVIKFVAFKIKQIPHNHNKKAYALSKLASHLYGHITKKVMVEVLERKSTDENTLMATITEKEDCWMTPFIQYLNEGTLPDDKLEARRIQMQAPMYHFQDGIMYSKSFTEPYLRCVGPTQAKEII from the coding sequence ATGCCGGTGTACTTTTTAAGAAAAGTATTACAAAACGGAGAGGTGAATTACCCGGTAATGGAAAAAGTAATTTATGCCCATGTCCACACGGCAAGGCGATTACGGCGATACTTCGAAGCTCACCAGATACAGGTCCTCACGGACCAACCAATCAAACACGTCTTGAAAAGGACGGAGATATCCGGGAGGATGTCCAAATGGGCAATTGAGCTTGGTGAGCATGAAATTAATTTTCTTCCAAGAAATTCAGTCAAGGGCCAAGTTATAGCAGACTTCCTGGTAGAGCTCCCTTCCGACATGATTAAACAGGGTGAAACTCCCATTACAAGAAGGGACAAAGATGAAGTCTGGAAACTTTATACAGATGGGGCGTCAAGAGAGGAAGGAGCCGACATAGGTTTGCTCCTAGTATccccaaatgaagaagaaataactTTCGCCATTCGGCAAAAACTCGCTGCCTCAAACAACGAGGCTGAGTACAAAGCCCTGTTAGCTGGATTACGCTTAGCAAAAAGCATCGATGTGCAACAACTCACGGCTTACGTCAACTCACAACTGGTGGCAAGTCAACTAAACGGTAGTTTCGAAGCACGGGACATATCAATGCAAAATTACCTAGAGCTGGCAAAGGCGCTAGTCATAAAATTTGTGGCATTTAAGATCAAGCAAATACCTCACAACCATAACAAGAAAGCATACGCTTTAAGCAAGCTTGCTTCCCATCTATACGGTCACATCACTAAAAAGGTCATGGTGGAGGTATTAGAAAGAAAATCCACCGACGAAAATACCCTCATGGCAACAATAACAGAAAAGGAAGATTGCTGGATGACACCTTTCATACAATACCTCAATGAAGGTACCCTCCCGGATGACAAATTAGAGGCTCGAAGGATACAGATGCAAGCACCGATGTACCACTTCCAAGATGGCATCATGTATAGTAAATCATTCACAGAACCGTATTTGAGATGCGTCGGACCAACGCAGGCCAAAGAAATCATATAA